Proteins from a genomic interval of Streptomyces sp. Tu6071:
- a CDS encoding M23 family metallopeptidase has product MSATANRRSFTRRLALLGTTGAAVVALPLTALGGAHAASPAKDATYTVKTGDTLIKIAKKEKVSGGWKKLYEQNKGTIGANPGIIKPGSKLVVKKAATPAPAAKKATTGSGWTAPVDGVKGSGYGRNGSLWSHGHTGADFPVNTGTPVKSVAAGTVVTAGWGGAYGNQIVIKHADGHYSQYAHLSAFKVSAGQSVGEGQQIAVSGATGNVTGPHLHFEVRTGPDYGSDVNPITFLAQHGVNA; this is encoded by the coding sequence ATGTCCGCCACGGCCAACCGCCGCTCGTTCACCCGTCGCCTCGCGCTGCTCGGCACCACCGGTGCCGCCGTCGTGGCGCTCCCGCTCACCGCCCTCGGCGGCGCCCACGCCGCGAGCCCCGCGAAGGACGCGACGTACACCGTCAAGACCGGTGACACGCTCATCAAGATCGCCAAGAAGGAGAAGGTCTCCGGCGGCTGGAAGAAGCTCTACGAGCAGAACAAGGGCACCATCGGCGCCAACCCCGGCATCATCAAGCCCGGTTCGAAGCTCGTCGTGAAGAAGGCCGCGACCCCGGCCCCCGCCGCCAAGAAGGCCACCACGGGCTCCGGCTGGACCGCGCCCGTCGACGGCGTCAAGGGCAGCGGCTACGGCCGCAACGGCAGCCTGTGGTCGCACGGCCACACGGGCGCCGACTTCCCGGTCAACACCGGTACCCCGGTCAAGTCCGTCGCCGCCGGCACGGTCGTCACGGCGGGTTGGGGCGGCGCCTACGGCAACCAGATCGTCATCAAGCACGCCGACGGCCACTACAGCCAGTACGCCCACCTCTCCGCCTTCAAGGTCTCGGCCGGGCAGAGCGTCGGCGAGGGTCAGCAGATCGCCGTCTCCGGCGCGACCGGCAACGTGACCGGCCCGCACCTGCACTTCGAGGTCCGCACGGGCCCCGACTACGGGAGCGACGTCAACCCGATCACCTTCCTCGCGCAGCACGGCGTCAACGCCTGA
- a CDS encoding SGNH/GDSL hydrolase family protein: MAREARIPSSKALRAEGTVTSYVAVGDSFTEGVGDPGPDGLLTGWADRLAVQLADRLPERSAFRYANLAVRGKLLDQIAGDQVPRAAALAPDLVSFVAGGNDVLRPGSDPDDLAERFEKAVATLSGAAGTVMIATGFDTRDTPVLRHLRGKIATYNAHVRAVADRHGCLVLDLWALRSVRDRRAWDSDRLHLGPEGHTRVALRAAQLLGLDIPADPEQPWPALRPRGTFEERRDDIAWAREYLVPWIGRRLRGESSGDHVHAKRPDLLPL, encoded by the coding sequence GTGGCACGAGAAGCGAGGATTCCCAGCAGCAAGGCCCTCCGCGCGGAGGGCACCGTGACGTCCTACGTGGCCGTGGGCGACAGCTTCACGGAGGGCGTGGGCGACCCCGGGCCCGACGGGCTCCTCACCGGCTGGGCCGACCGCCTCGCCGTCCAGCTCGCCGACCGCCTCCCCGAGCGCTCCGCCTTCCGCTACGCCAACCTCGCCGTGCGCGGCAAGCTCCTCGACCAGATCGCCGGGGACCAGGTCCCCCGCGCGGCGGCGCTCGCCCCCGACCTCGTCTCCTTCGTCGCGGGCGGCAACGACGTCCTGCGCCCCGGCAGCGACCCGGACGACCTCGCCGAACGCTTCGAGAAGGCGGTCGCCACGCTCTCCGGCGCGGCGGGCACCGTCATGATCGCGACCGGCTTCGACACGCGGGACACGCCTGTCCTGCGCCACCTGCGCGGCAAGATCGCCACGTACAACGCGCACGTACGCGCCGTCGCCGACCGCCACGGCTGCCTCGTCCTGGACCTGTGGGCCCTGCGCTCGGTGCGCGACCGCCGCGCCTGGGACAGCGACCGCCTCCACCTCGGCCCCGAGGGCCACACCCGCGTCGCCCTGCGCGCCGCCCAGCTCCTCGGCCTCGACATCCCCGCCGACCCCGAGCAGCCCTGGCCCGCGCTGCGCCCGCGCGGCACCTTCGAGGAGCGGCGCGACGACATCGCCTGGGCCCGCGAGTACCTCGTCCCCTGGATCGGCCGCCGCCTGCGCGGCGAGTCCTCGGGCGACCACGTCCACGCGAAGCGCCCGGATCTGCTGCCGCTGTAG
- a CDS encoding tyrosine-protein phosphatase produces the protein MTQPSPGTAPEPVATPSAGPEEPALSAVRNFRDVGGLPTRDGRRTRRGVLFRSGHLAHATDTDAAYLAGLGLHSVFDFRNAADRALEGPDVELPGVRNVHLPLNDPADGAEFWRIVRDGEVGQLRAALGEGRAEARMEASYRQLIKERTAEHGRLLRAIAEDSVPALLHCAAGKDRAGTSIALVLLAVGVEEEAIEEDYLKSDARHRRYRVSRGKDAVAPTAPEVAELLDPLFAARASYLRAAFETIDTHWGGRERYFGEVLGMDGALRERLRERLVE, from the coding sequence GTGACGCAGCCGTCCCCGGGGACCGCGCCCGAGCCCGTCGCCACCCCCTCGGCGGGGCCGGAGGAGCCCGCGCTGAGCGCCGTCCGCAACTTCCGCGACGTGGGCGGGCTGCCCACCCGCGACGGCCGCCGCACCCGCCGCGGCGTCCTCTTCCGCAGTGGCCACCTCGCGCACGCCACCGACACCGATGCCGCCTACCTCGCGGGCCTCGGCCTCCACTCCGTCTTCGACTTCCGCAACGCCGCCGACCGCGCCCTCGAAGGCCCCGACGTCGAACTGCCCGGCGTGCGCAATGTGCACCTGCCGCTCAACGACCCGGCGGACGGCGCGGAGTTCTGGCGGATCGTGCGGGACGGGGAGGTGGGCCAACTGCGAGCGGCGCTCGGCGAGGGGCGCGCCGAGGCCCGCATGGAGGCCAGTTACCGGCAGCTGATCAAGGAGCGTACCGCCGAGCACGGGCGGCTGCTGCGGGCGATCGCCGAGGACAGCGTGCCCGCGCTGCTGCACTGCGCGGCGGGCAAGGACCGGGCGGGCACCTCGATCGCGCTCGTCCTGCTCGCCGTGGGCGTGGAGGAGGAGGCGATCGAGGAGGACTACCTCAAGTCGGACGCGCGCCACCGCCGCTACCGCGTCTCGCGCGGCAAGGACGCGGTGGCACCGACGGCGCCGGAGGTGGCCGAGCTGCTCGATCCGCTCTTCGCGGCGCGGGCGAGCTATCTGCGGGCGGCGTTCGAGACGATCGACACGCACTGGGGTGGCCGGGAGCGGTATTTCGGGGAAGTCCTGGGGATGGACGGGGCGCTGCGCGAGCGGTTGAGGGAACGGCTCGTGGAATGA